A DNA window from Impatiens glandulifera chromosome 7, dImpGla2.1, whole genome shotgun sequence contains the following coding sequences:
- the LOC124944494 gene encoding DNA-directed RNA polymerase V subunit 1, with the protein MEEIPSPIVWDGRITGIKFSLATRQEVCTSSSSDFPISHISQLGNPFLGLPLEAGKCESCGAGEPGSCEGHFGFIELPIPIYHPSHIGELKRLLSLLCLKCLKMKNRKVKNIGVLERTLSSCCEEASQIAINDVKTTDGASYLELKLSSRSKFREGFWNFLAKYGYRYGDNFTRPLLPSEVLEMLKKLSPQTTKKLSIKGYFPQDGYILQYLPVPPNCLSVPDVSDGISIMSSDLSTTMLKKVLKQVEVIKSSRSGSPNFESHEVEANELQAAVERYLQVRGAGKPTRDIDGRFGITKELNNSSTKAWLEKMKTLFIRKGSGFSSRSVITGDAYKGVHEIGLPFEIAQKITFEERVTQHNMQYLQKLVDKNLCLTYKDGLSSYSLKEGTKGHTFLRPGQVIHRRIMDGDIVFINRPPTTHKHSLQALSVYVHEDHTVKINPLICGPLSADFDGDCVHLFYPQSLAAKAEVVELFSVEKQLLSSHTGNLNLQLSSDSMLSLKLMFGKCFFNKVSAQQLAMFVSNSLPDPALLRPSTSGPNWTALQLLQMALPNCFDCSGERHLIRCSNIVNLDFSREKIMSIMNDMVTSIFFEKGPQEVLKFFNSLQPLLMENMFSEGFSVTLEDYSISKLVTENGQNNIQCIAPLLLMLRSARNDLMELQVESQLHTLKAPFINFIIKSSAIGTLIDAKSESSINKVVQQIGFMGMQLSAIGKFYTVNLVDDMASLFQKKYPFCDKYPSEEYGLVRNGLFYGLDPFQEMVHSISAREVIVRSSRGLSEPGTLFKNLMAILRDVVICYDGTVRNVCSNSVLQFEYGAEPLNTVAAGEPVGVLAATAMSNPAYKAVLDSSPGSNSSWEMMKEIMLCKVNFKNDVSDRRVILYLNDCTCGRSYCKENTAYAVKNYLSKVSLKDTADELLIEYPGQPIEHECPEFNANLVGHIHLNKMTLNDLNLDMNTILEKCEETISKFRKKKNVGYLFKRIKFSVSDCCSCGQACDVGVPCLKFFWPDAIDIHLERTSCILADTVCPVILGTIVKGDPRVCKAKIVWISPETNSWIPNPNNNQKGELAIDVILEKEAVKQSGDGWRIVLDTCLPIIHLIDTSRTVPYAIKQVQELLGISCAFEQTVQRLSTSVSKVAKGVLIDHLILLANSMTCAGNMIGFNAGGIKSLSQSLNLQIPFTEATLYTPKRCFQRAAEKCHVDSLSSVVGSCSWGKHVAVGTGSRFDILWDTREVEMSQEKGSNVYDFLYLVRNNLKEEKADTTCLGADIDDFEMEDKEWELSPQHTNEKPIFDDACELSCDVERLEDGDNLLESKWEKVSSSSGGWGVTTDKGGWDVATEKVGTDVNPTEKGGWSNWGTHSEDLTSSGLVKNKTSEEDNSSMSNIGEPETPSKTLCTWDSLSHEGEHQQQTDRGKEMADSGSGWSGSAKSDSKAGKESSVSGWGKSTTHSEDLHSSMPPPKQSSWSGSGKLDSTAGKQSSVSGWGSSKTPSEDLPSSISPPKQSSWSAWSKEKTQSEDTPSESHKGAQEIPSMSPKGVEKSDWGAEKQSSWSGSGKSDWGSGKQSNWSGSAKSDSGAGKQSSWSGSAKSDSGAGKQTNWSDSGAGKQTNWSDSGAGKQTNWSDSGAGKQANWSDSGAGKQTNWSDSGAGKQTIWSDSGAGKQTNWSDSGAGKQTNWSDSGAGKQTNWSDSGAGKQTNWSGSGKSDSGAGKQTNWSGSSKSDVGAGKQSNWSFKANTEEKSQSNAWNAVAAEPKSQLESSDMENSELGGRTDGWGSSPKVGNGAQVQWGQKQFSAKNDFGENSRGWNSPNNNNNNSSVPDRRRIADGLLTATRQRLDMFTTEEQDILSEMEQKLRSIKRIMSQSCDAEPLPADDQSFILENVFQHHPDKDIKAGSGIDFIMVNKHEKFTETRCLYVVTTDGRKEDFSYRKCLENYVKVKCPEVAEGFIKKYFVINKPQPNRPPRAVGIGGGAAGIGGGAAGIGGGAVGIGGSGGVGGGSGGVGGGSGGVGGGSGGGGGDSEDQPSTPATTDK; encoded by the exons ATGGAAGAAATCCCTTCACCAATTGTTTGGGATGGGAGAATAACTGGAATCAAATTTAGTTTGGCAACTCGTCAGGAAGTT TGCACATCTTCGAGTAGCGATTTCCCAATTAGTCATATTAGTCAGCTGGGAAATCCTTTCCTTGGTTTGCCCTTGGAAGCTGGAAAATGTGAATCTTGTGGTGCTGGGGAACCGGGTAGCTGTGAAG GACACTTTGGGTTCATTGAATTGCCAATTCCTATATACCATCCTTCACACATCGGTGAATTGAAAAGGTTGCTGAGCCTATTATGCCTCAAATGCCTGAAAATGAAGAACAGAAAG GTTAAGAACATTGGTGTACTAGAAAGAACTTTGTCCTCTTGTTGTGAG GAGGCTTCTCAAATTGCTATTAACGATGTCAAAACCACCGATGGGGCCTCATACCTGGAGTTGAAATTGTCATCCAGGTCAAAATTCAGAGAGGGATTTTGGAACTTCTTGGCAAAATATGGTTATCGATATGGAGATAACTTTACTCGGCCTCTCCTTCCTTCAGAG GTGTTGGAGATGCTGAAGAAGCTTTCGCCACAGACAACAAAAAAGCTTTCTATCAAGGGATATTTCCCTCAGGATGGATACATATTGCAATATCTGCCTGTCCCTCCAAATTGCTTGTCTGTCCCTGACGTATCTGATGGGATCAGTATCATGTCTTCA GATCTTTCCACCACCATGCTTAAAAAAGTTTTGAAACAAGTTGAAGTGATTAAAAGTTCACGATCTGGGTCACCAAATTTCGAATCTCATGAAGTTGAGGCTAATGAGTTGCAAGCAGCTGTAGAACGATATCTTCAAGTTAGGGGTGCTGGCAAG CCAACCCGTGATATTGATGGTCGGTTTGGTATCACAAAAGAACTGAATAACTCGTCTACTAAAGCATGGCTTGAGAAGATGAAGACGCTATTTATTAGAAAGGGCAGTGGATTCTCTTCACGAAGTGTTATTACGGGTGATGCTTACAAAGGGGTGCATGAAATTGGGTTACCATTTGAGATTGCTCAAAAGATAACATTTGAGGAGAGAGTGACTCAACATAACATGCAATATTTGCAGAAGCTGGTTGACAAGAATTTATGTTTGACCTACAAAGATGGATTGTCTTCCTACTCTCTTAAGGAGGGTACAAAGGGGCACACATTTTTAAGACCTGGCCAGGTGATTCATAGGCGGATTATGGATGGGGATATTGTATTCATCAATAGGCCACCTACTACCCATAAACATTCTCTTCAAGCTCTCTCTGTATATGTCCATGAAGACCATACTGTCAAGATTAATCCTCTTATATGTGGGCCTTTGAGTGCAGACTTTGATGGTGACTGTGTCCATTTATTTTATCCGCAATCGCTTGCTGCAAAAGCTGAGGTTGTAGAGCTATTTTCTGTTGAAAAGCAATTGCTTAGCTCTCACACTGGGAACCTTAACTTGCAATTGTCATCAGATTCTATGCTGTCCCTGAAGCTCATGTTTGGGAAATGCTTCTTCAATAAAGTGTCTGCACAACAATTAGCTATGTTTGTTTCAAATTCCTTGCCGGATCCAGCTTTATTGAGGCCTTCTACGTCTGGTCCTAATTGGACTGCTTTACAGTTATTACAGATGGCTCTACCTAATTGCTTTGACTGTTCTGGAGAAAGACATCTTATCCGTTGCAGTAACATTGTCAATCTTGACTTTAGTAGGGAAAAGATAATGTCAATCATGAATGATATGGTGACATCTATTTTTTTTGAGAAGGGTCCACAAGAAGTGTTGAAATTCTTTAACTCCTTGCAGCCTTTACTGATGGAAAACATGTTTTCTGAAGGTTTTAGTGTTACTTTGGAAGATTATTCTATTTCTAAATTGGTTACtgaaaatggtcaaaataatattcAGTGCATTGCACCTTTGTTACTCATGTTGAGATCAGCTCGTAATGATCTGATGGAACTACAAGTAGAGAGTCAACTGCATACTCTGAAAGCCCCTTTCATTAATTTCATCATAAAATCCTCAGCAATAGGTACTCTGATTGATGCAAAAAGTGAATCTTCCATAAACAAAGTTGTCCAGCAGATTGGTTTCATGGGGATGCAACTTTCTGCTATAGGAAAATTCTACACAGTTAACTTGGTGGATGATATGGCATctctttttcaaaagaaataccCCTTTTGTGATAAATATCCTTCCGAGGAATATGGGTTGGTCAGAAACGGACTATTCTATGGATTGGACCCATTTCAGGAGATGGTTCATTCAATCTCTGCTAGAGAAGTGATTGTCCGTTCATCTAGAGGACTTTCAGAACCTGGAACCTTATTCAAGAATTTGATGGCCATTTTACGTGATGTTGTAATATGCTATGATGGGACTGTACGGAATGTCTGCAGCAATTCTGTCCTTCAATTTGAATATGGTGCTGAGCCACTGAACACTGTGGCTGCTGGGGAACCAGTTGGTGTTTTGGCAGCAACTGCCATGTCAAATCCTGCATACAAGGCAGTTCTTGACTCATCTCCTGGTAGCAATTCCTCATGGGAGATGATGAAA GAGATCATGCTTTGCAAAGTAAATTTCAAGAATGATGTTTCTGATAGGCGGGTGATTTTATACTTGAATGACTGCACTTGTGGTAGAAGCTATTGCAAAGAAAATACAGCCTATGCTGTGAAGAACTATTTATCTAAAGTCAGCCTGAAAGATACTGCAGATGAGTTGCTAATAGA GTACCCAGGTCAGCCAATTGAGCATGAATGTCCTGAATTCAATGCAAATCTTGTTGGTCATATTCATCTCAATAAG ATGACATTGAATGACTTAAACCTAGATATGAATACGATTCTTGAGAAATGTGAAGAGACCATCAGTAAGTTCCGCAAAAAGAAAAATGTCGGCTAtcttttcaagagaataaagtTCTCTGTCAG CGATTGTTGCTCTTGTGGACAAGCTTGTGATGTGGGTGTGCCTTGTTTGAAGTTCTTTTGGCCTGATGCAATTGACATTCATCTTGAAAGGACGTCTTGTATTCTTGCAGATACAGTTTGCCCTGTTATACTTGGGACGATAGTAAAAG GTGACCCCCGGGTTTGCAAAGCAAAAATTGTTTGGATTAGTCCTGAGACAAATAGCTGGATACCAAACCCAAACAATAATCAAAAAGGTGAGTTAGCCATTGATGTCATTTTAGAGAAGGAGGCAGTCAAGCAATCCGGAGATGGGTGGAGGATTGTATTGGATACCTGTCTTCCGATTATACATCTTATTGACACTAGTCGGACGGTACCATACGCAATAAAACAAGTACAGGAACTACTTGGAATTTCGTGTGCGTTTGAGCAAACTGTTCAG CGGCTCTCAACCTCCGTTTCCAAGGTTGCAAAGGGTGTGCTTATTGACCATCTTATTCTGTTGGCCAATAGTATGACTTGTGCGGGGAATATGATTGGTTTCAATGCGGGTGGAATAAAATCATTGTCCCAATCTCTAAATCTCCAAATTCCATTTACAGAGGCAACATTATAT ACTCCTAAAAGATGCTTTCAAAGAGCTGCTGAGAAGTGCCATGTTGATTCCCTCAGTAGTGTTGTTGGGTCATGCTCATGGGGTAAACATGTTGCTGTAGGAACAGGATCCCGATTTGACATTCTTTGGGACACTAGAGAG GTTGAAATGAGTCAAGAAAAAGGAAGCAATGTGTATGACTTTCTCTACCTTGTTAGAAATAACCTGAAAGAGGAGAAAGCAGACACCACATGTCTTGGAGCTGATATTGACGATTTCGAGATGGAGGACAAGGAGTGGGAGTTATCTCCACAGCATACCAATGAAAAACCAATTTTTGATGATGCTTGTGAGCTTTCATGCGATGTAGAACGTCTGGAAGATGGGGATAATCTACTTGAGTCTAAATGGGAAAAAGTTTCATCCTCATCTGGTGGGTGGGGTGTCACAACTGATAAAGGTGGGTGGGATGTAGCAACTGAAAAAGTAGGGACGGATGTAAATCCAACGGAAAAAGGTGGTTGGTCCAACTGGGGAACTCATTCAGAAGACCTCACTTCTTCTGGTTTGGTTAAGAACAAAACTTCGGAAGAAGATAATTCATCCATGTCTAATATAGGAGAACCTGAGACCCCATCAAAAACGTTGTGTACTTGGGACTCGTTAAGCCATGAGGGTGAACATCAGCAACAAACAGATCGTGGTAAAGAAATGGCTGATAGTGGAAGCGGTTGGTCTGGTAGCGCTAAATCGGATTCGAAAGCTGGCAAAGAAAGTAGTGTGTCTGGTTGGGGAAAAAGTACAACTCATTCAGAAGACCTCCATTCATCAATGCCACCACCGAAGCAAAGCAGTTGGTCTGGTAGCGGTAAATTAGATTCAACAGCTGGCAAGCAAAGCAGCGTGTCAGGTTGGGGAAGCAGTAAAACTCCTTCAGAGGACCTCCCTTCGTCCATTTCACCACCAAAACAAAGCAGTTGGTCTGCTTGGAGTAAGGAAAAAACTCAATCAGAAGATACCCCATCCGAGTCTCATAAAGGAGCACAAGAGATTCCATCCATGTCTCCTAAAGGCGTGGAAAAATCAGATTGGGGAGCTGAAAAGCAAAGCAGTTGGTCTGGGAGCGGTAAATCAGATTGGGGATCTGGAAAGCAAAGCAATTGGTCTGGGAGTGCTAAATCAGATTCGGGAGCTGGAAAGCAAAGCAGTTGGTCTGGGAGTGCTAAATCAGATTCGGGAGCTGGAAAGCAGACCAATTGGTCAGATTCGGGAGCTGGAAAGCAGACCAATTGGTCAGATTCGGGAGCTGGAAAGCAGACCAATTGGTCAGATTCGGGAGCTGGAAAGCAGGCCAATTGGTCAGATTCGGGAGCTGGAAAGCAGACCAATTGGTCAGATTCGGGAGCTGGAAAGCAGACCATTTGGTCAGATTCAGGAGCTGGCAAGCAGACCAATTGGTCAGATTCGGGAGCTGGAAAGCAGACCAATTGGTCAGATTCAGGAGCTGGAAAGCAGACCAATTGGTCAGATTCAGGAGCTGGAAAGCAGACCAATTGGTCTGGGAGTGGTAAATCAGATTCGGGGGCTGGAAAGCAGACCAATTGGTCTGGGAGCAGTAAATCAGATGTGGGAGCTGGAAAGCAGAGCAATTGGTCATTTAAGGCAAACACAGAGGAGAAGAGTCAGTCAAACGCCTGGAATGCAGTTGCTGCTGAACCAAAATCTCAGCTGGAGAGTTCTGACATGGAGAACAGTGAGTTAGGAGGACGCACAGATGGTTGGGGTTCTTCTCCAAAAGTTGGAAATGGTGCACAGGTTCAGTGGGGCCAAAAGCAGTTTTCTGCCAAGAATGACTTTGGAGAGAACTCTCGTGGATGGAATTcccctaataataataacaataatagttCAGTACCAGATAGGAGAAGAATAGCTGATGGCCTTCTCACTGCAACCCGTCAGCGGTTGGATATGTTTACCACGGAAGAGCAGGATATCCTCTCGGAAATGGAACAGAAGTTGCGATCAATCAAAAGAATAATGTCACAATCCTG TGATGCCGAGCCTCTGCCAGCGGATGATCAATCTTTCATTCTAGAGAACGTCTTTCAACATCATCCAGATAAAGATATTAAGGCGGGGTCTGGAATCGACTTTATCATG GTGAACAAGCATGAGAAGTTCACTGAAACGAGATGCTTGTACGTAGTAACTACTGATGGACGCAAGGAAGACTTCTCTTACAGAAAATGTCTAGAGAATTACGTCAAAGTCAAATGCCCTGAGGTGGCGGAGGGTTtcattaaaaagtatttcgtaATAAATAAACCGCAGCCTAATCGTCCTCCCCGTGCTGTTGGGATTGGTGGTGGTGCTGCTGGGATTGGTGGTGGTGCTGCTGGGATTGGTGGTGGTGCTGTTGGGATTGGTGGTAGTGGCGGTGTAGGTGGTGGTAGTGGCGGTGTAGGTGGTGGTAGTGGCGGTGTAGGTGGTGGTagtggtggaggaggcggtgATAGTGAAGACCAGCCTTCTACTCCGGCAACCACCGATAAATAG
- the LOC124910017 gene encoding nuclear transcription factor Y subunit B-3-like, producing MDDETGIIIGPNVVGSRAIPIETTNSKNINNNNNENNSSIYTINKEQDRFLPIANVGRIMKKVIPGNGKISKDAKETVQECVSEFISFVTGEASDKCQREKRKTINGDDIIWALTTLGFENYLTPLKHYLVKYRELEGEKLHVPKQQRTDQQRGIQLHDEQQSQQQHVSYNGGMYPQTTSGYVSQSSSFMGTEQTFPMSYPSSSVQQQILHHPPDQDVDSLGHW from the coding sequence ATGGACGATGAAACGGGTATTATTATAGGGCCAAATGTTGTTGGCTCGAGAGCCATCCCAATAGAAACCACAAACTCGAAgaacatcaacaacaacaacaacgaaAACAACTCGAGCATTTACACTATTAACAAAGAACAAGATCGGTTTCTTCCTATAGCCAACGTTGGTCGTATAATGAAAAAGGTCATCCCCGGAAATGGAAAGATCTCGAAAGATGCTAAAGAAACGGTTCAAGAATGTGTATCCGAGTTCATAAGTTTTGTTACGGGAGAAGCTTCTGATAAATGTCAACGTGAGaagagaaaaacaattaatggAGACGATATTATTTGGGCTCTTACTACATTAGGTTTTGAAAATTATCTTACTCCCTTGAAACATTATTTGGTTAAGTATAGAGAACTCGAAGGGGAGAAACTACACGTTCCGAAACAACAAAGAACCGATCAACAAAGAGGAATACAATTACACGATGAACAACAATCGCAACAACAACATGTAAGTTATAACGGTGGTATGTACCCGCAAACTACGTCGGGTTATGTCTCGCAATCTTCGTCTTTTATGGGGACGGAACAAACATTTCCTATGTCGTATCCTTCTAGTTCTGTCCAACAACAAATATTGCATCATCCACCCGACCAAGATGTTGATTCATTGGGACACTGGTAA